In Paenibacillus ihbetae, the following are encoded in one genomic region:
- a CDS encoding histidine kinase: MKLQASGKSSTWFVYQKIVIVFIVLLLPLITMSLWLNFKGMSISKDAILDSSFAGASFYSKQLDDEMYFIRNLQLELLNDQDLQKLGFRGGTLDNYEEVALIDQIRERLATLMVSSEYVLNTGVYVESVGKTISTTSGVTNTPNAEMELISSLLSIEGMPSFYRSGDRIFFIETENNGKIWSYIEIARPKLLEALKEIAKLYPESEVLLGSPDLGSVLATEEEPAEAAGILGLAVSEYMQSPETPTMGSMHGVDYFIIQNDVSSLGVKLIMYVNQNEITRPLSQFITWFYTLFIIALIVLILYSFSVNLMIHRPLSKLVKAFHMLETDNLDITIESKSKDEFHYVFNSFNNMTLKLKHSIEENYEQKMALQLSQLKQLQSQINPHFLYNSFFNIYMMCKVNDAESAAELSQKLGSYYQYITRSGSDEVPFDKEYRHALDYCDIQCIRFSNRIAYEYGGPSGIPPALSVPRLIIQPIVENVFEHAFADGMDDGMIYINADYRDGRLRVTVEDNGRMVTDERIAQLGERLGDDSKQLEKTGLINVHNRLRLKYGPESGLFISRSDYGGLKVELIIIEVREEAS; encoded by the coding sequence CTCATTACCATGAGTCTCTGGCTCAACTTCAAAGGAATGTCCATTTCCAAGGACGCGATCCTGGATTCTTCATTCGCAGGGGCTTCTTTTTACTCCAAACAGCTGGATGATGAAATGTACTTCATCCGGAATTTGCAGCTTGAGCTGCTCAATGACCAGGATTTGCAGAAGCTGGGCTTTCGGGGCGGGACCCTGGATAATTATGAAGAGGTAGCGCTGATTGACCAGATCCGGGAACGGCTTGCCACTTTGATGGTATCGAGCGAATATGTTCTGAATACCGGCGTTTACGTGGAATCCGTGGGGAAAACCATCTCAACCACCTCCGGAGTAACCAATACGCCGAATGCTGAAATGGAGCTGATATCGTCGCTGCTTTCCATAGAAGGCATGCCTTCGTTCTATCGAAGCGGTGACCGCATCTTTTTTATCGAAACGGAGAACAACGGCAAGATCTGGTCTTATATCGAAATAGCCAGGCCTAAGCTCCTCGAGGCTTTAAAAGAAATCGCCAAGCTCTATCCCGAATCCGAGGTGCTGCTTGGCAGTCCGGACCTCGGCTCCGTTCTGGCAACCGAAGAGGAACCGGCGGAGGCGGCAGGCATCCTCGGTCTCGCCGTCAGCGAATACATGCAAAGCCCGGAAACGCCCACGATGGGAAGCATGCACGGGGTGGACTATTTTATTATTCAAAATGACGTCAGCTCTCTGGGGGTAAAGCTGATCATGTACGTCAACCAGAATGAAATCACGCGCCCGTTAAGCCAGTTCATTACCTGGTTCTATACCTTGTTTATTATTGCCCTCATCGTGCTGATCCTGTATTCGTTCTCCGTCAATCTGATGATTCACAGGCCGCTGTCAAAGCTTGTCAAGGCATTTCATATGTTAGAGACCGATAATCTGGATATTACGATCGAATCCAAATCCAAGGACGAGTTCCACTATGTCTTTAACAGCTTTAACAATATGACGCTGAAGCTCAAGCACTCCATCGAAGAAAATTATGAGCAAAAAATGGCGCTCCAGCTCTCCCAGCTCAAGCAGCTGCAATCCCAGATCAATCCGCATTTTCTGTACAACAGCTTCTTTAATATTTACATGATGTGCAAAGTGAACGACGCTGAAAGCGCAGCAGAGCTGTCGCAGAAGCTGGGCAGCTATTATCAGTATATTACGAGAAGCGGTTCGGACGAAGTCCCATTCGACAAGGAATACCGCCATGCCCTCGACTATTGCGACATTCAATGCATCCGTTTCTCGAACCGGATTGCGTACGAGTATGGAGGGCCGTCCGGAATTCCGCCAGCCTTGTCGGTTCCGCGGCTCATCATTCAACCGATCGTGGAAAATGTGTTCGAGCATGCGTTCGCGGACGGCATGGACGATGGGATGATTTATATCAACGCGGATTATCGGGATGGCAGGCTGCGGGTTACGGTGGAGGATAACGGGAGAATGGTGACGGATGAGCGGATCGCGCAATTAGGCGAAAGGCTGGGAGACGATTCCAAGCAATTGGAGAAGACGGGATTGATCAACGTGCATAATAGACTTCGCCTTAAATACGGGCCCGAGAGCGGGCTGTTCATTTCGCGGAGCGACTATGGCGGTCTCAAAGTAGAGCTGATCATAATCGAGGTAAGGGAGGAGGCTTCGTAA